One genomic window of Prochlorococcus marinus str. NATL2A includes the following:
- a CDS encoding 30S ribosomal protein S1, translating to MSENPASKIEEKNPEKETSIPEETVSNATIAEFEENSITELKEDDIPKNIPAADDSSSRINKSDLETAGFTLDEFASLLSKYDYNFKPGDIVNGTVFALESKGAMIDIGAKTAAFMPMQEVSINRVEGLSDVLQPSEIREFFIMTEENEDGQLSLSIRRIEYQRAWERVRQLQKEDATIYSEVFATNRGGALVRVEGLRGFIPGSHISTRKAKEELVADFLPLKFLEVDEERNRLVLSHRRALVERKMNRLEVGEVVVGAVRGIKPYGAFIDIGGVSGLLHISEISHEHIETPHSVLNVNDQMKVMIIDLDAERGRISLSTKALEPEPGDMLTDPQKVFDKAEEMAARYKQMLLEQAEEGEDPIAVMTI from the coding sequence ATGTCTGAAAATCCAGCAAGCAAAATTGAAGAAAAAAATCCTGAAAAAGAGACATCTATACCTGAAGAAACTGTTTCAAATGCCACAATTGCAGAGTTTGAAGAAAATTCAATTACTGAATTAAAAGAAGACGATATTCCAAAAAACATTCCTGCTGCTGATGACTCTTCAAGCAGAATTAATAAGAGTGATCTTGAAACTGCAGGTTTCACACTTGATGAATTTGCATCTTTACTAAGTAAATACGACTACAATTTTAAACCTGGTGACATCGTCAATGGAACAGTTTTTGCTCTTGAATCGAAAGGAGCAATGATTGACATCGGAGCGAAAACAGCTGCTTTTATGCCTATGCAAGAAGTCTCAATAAATAGAGTCGAGGGTCTGAGTGATGTTTTACAGCCCTCAGAAATTAGAGAATTTTTTATAATGACTGAGGAAAATGAGGATGGCCAATTATCCTTATCTATCAGGAGAATTGAATATCAACGAGCTTGGGAAAGAGTTAGACAATTACAAAAAGAAGATGCAACAATTTATTCCGAGGTTTTTGCTACAAATAGAGGCGGTGCACTTGTTCGAGTTGAAGGGCTCAGAGGATTTATTCCTGGATCACACATAAGCACTAGAAAGGCGAAAGAAGAACTAGTTGCTGATTTCTTGCCATTGAAATTCTTAGAAGTTGATGAAGAAAGGAATAGGCTTGTTTTAAGTCATCGCAGGGCTTTAGTCGAGAGAAAAATGAATCGCCTTGAAGTTGGAGAAGTTGTTGTAGGAGCAGTCAGAGGAATTAAACCTTATGGTGCATTTATAGACATTGGTGGCGTAAGTGGACTTCTTCACATCTCTGAAATAAGCCATGAGCATATTGAAACTCCTCACTCCGTATTAAATGTCAATGATCAAATGAAGGTCATGATTATTGATCTAGACGCTGAAAGAGGAAGAATTTCTCTATCGACGAAGGCGCTTGAACCAGAACCTGGAGACATGCTGACTGACCCTCAAAAAGTTTTTGATAAGGCTGAAGAGATGGCAGCGAGATACAAACAAATGCTTCTTGAGCAAGCAGAAGAAGGAGAAGATCCTATTGCAGTAATGACTATTTGA
- the psbM gene encoding photosystem II reaction center protein PsbM translates to METTSFGFAASLLFVGVPTIFLIGLFVSTSDGEKSSFYSDTSKGRLSPEPKK, encoded by the coding sequence ATGGAAACCACTAGTTTTGGCTTTGCCGCAAGTCTTTTATTTGTTGGAGTACCAACTATTTTTCTTATCGGTTTATTTGTTTCTACCAGTGATGGTGAGAAATCAAGCTTTTATTCTGATACCAGCAAGGGTAGATTGAGCCCTGAGCCTAAAAAGTGA
- the nrdR gene encoding transcriptional regulator NrdR encodes MQCPSCQNTDSRVLESRSADSGRSVRRRRECLNCDFRFTTYERVETTPINVLKRSGAKELFNRSKIINGLNRACEKTLIHGSKIEFIVDEIELELHQGVCKEIKSIEIGEMVLTHLKDINEVAYIRFASVYRQFNGINDFMKTLEALKPIKKEQLASVI; translated from the coding sequence ATGCAGTGCCCATCTTGTCAAAATACAGACAGTCGAGTTCTTGAATCTCGTTCGGCTGATTCTGGAAGAAGCGTAAGAAGAAGAAGGGAGTGCTTAAATTGCGACTTCCGATTTACTACTTATGAAAGAGTAGAAACAACACCAATTAATGTTTTAAAAAGAAGCGGAGCAAAAGAATTATTTAATCGAAGTAAAATAATTAATGGCCTAAACAGAGCCTGTGAAAAAACACTTATACATGGATCTAAAATTGAATTTATTGTTGACGAAATAGAGCTAGAACTCCATCAAGGAGTTTGTAAAGAGATCAAATCAATTGAAATTGGAGAAATGGTTCTTACACATTTAAAAGATATTAATGAAGTTGCTTATATCAGATTTGCATCTGTTTATAGACAGTTTAATGGAATTAATGATTTCATGAAAACCCTTGAAGCACTAAAACCAATAAAAAAAGAACAATTGGCATCAGTTATTTAA
- the petB gene encoding cytochrome b6, which translates to MANSSPVYDWFQERLEIQDIADDVTSKYVPPHVNIFYCLGGITLVCFLIQFATGFAMTFYYKPTVTEAYSSVSYLMTDVSFGWLIRSVHRWSASMMVLMLILHVFRVYLTGGFKRPRELTWITGVVMAVITVAFGVTGYSLPWDQVGYWAVKIVSGVPAAIPVIGDFMVELLRGGESVGQSTLTRFYSLHTFVMPWLLAVFMLMHFLMIRKQGISGPL; encoded by the coding sequence ATGGCGAACTCTTCACCGGTTTATGACTGGTTCCAGGAACGTCTTGAGATACAGGACATAGCTGATGATGTCACTTCAAAATACGTTCCTCCACATGTCAACATTTTCTATTGTCTTGGTGGCATAACACTGGTTTGTTTTTTGATTCAATTCGCGACTGGATTCGCGATGACCTTTTACTACAAACCTACAGTAACTGAAGCTTATAGCTCTGTTAGTTATCTGATGACAGATGTGAGTTTTGGTTGGTTGATTAGATCAGTCCACAGATGGAGTGCCTCAATGATGGTACTCATGCTTATTTTGCATGTTTTTCGCGTTTATTTGACTGGTGGATTTAAAAGACCTAGAGAATTGACATGGATAACTGGAGTGGTTATGGCAGTAATCACAGTTGCTTTTGGAGTTACAGGATATTCATTGCCTTGGGATCAAGTTGGTTATTGGGCAGTTAAAATTGTCTCTGGAGTCCCAGCAGCTATCCCAGTTATTGGAGACTTTATGGTCGAACTTCTTAGAGGTGGTGAGAGCGTTGGACAGTCAACTTTGACAAGGTTTTATAGTCTTCACACTTTTGTGATGCCATGGCTGTTAGCAGTTTTTATGTTGATGCATTTTCTAATGATTAGAAAACAAGGAATCTCCGGTCCCTTATAA
- the prmC gene encoding peptide chain release factor N(5)-glutamine methyltransferase, with protein sequence MILIGGRKVDFDWLLDMVAGVSWAKLQSIILNPEKFISLDISTDELEVIWKSHLKDQTPLQYLISKCPWRDVELEVSAEALIPRQETEFLIDIALKKIINFDSGRWADLGTGSGAIAVSLAKSLPNWNGYATDISNEALELAKRNLKAIVPNANVRFSLGDWWEPLKRWRGRFDLVLSNPPYIPSYLVEELEPVVKNHEPIIALDGGEDGMNASRKIILGALNGLAKGGWLILEHHYDQSEKITSFMKNIGMEEVSFEKDLSGIKRYAICRRK encoded by the coding sequence ATGATATTGATAGGCGGTAGGAAAGTTGATTTTGATTGGCTTTTGGATATGGTCGCTGGAGTCTCTTGGGCTAAATTGCAAAGCATTATTTTGAATCCTGAGAAGTTTATTTCCTTAGATATCTCAACTGATGAATTAGAAGTTATTTGGAAATCTCATTTAAAAGATCAAACCCCACTTCAGTATTTGATCTCTAAGTGCCCTTGGAGAGATGTTGAGTTAGAGGTTTCAGCAGAGGCTCTTATCCCTAGGCAAGAAACAGAATTTTTGATTGATATTGCTTTGAAAAAAATTATTAATTTTGATTCTGGAAGATGGGCTGATCTTGGTACAGGCTCTGGAGCTATTGCAGTATCTTTAGCTAAATCTCTTCCTAATTGGAATGGATACGCAACTGATATTAGTAATGAAGCATTAGAACTAGCAAAAAGAAATTTAAAAGCTATTGTGCCAAATGCGAATGTGAGATTTTCTTTGGGTGATTGGTGGGAACCTTTGAAAAGATGGAGGGGAAGATTTGATTTGGTTTTAAGTAATCCTCCTTATATACCCTCCTATTTAGTTGAAGAGTTAGAACCAGTTGTTAAAAACCATGAGCCAATTATTGCTTTGGATGGTGGAGAGGATGGAATGAATGCTTCTAGAAAAATCATCCTTGGAGCATTAAATGGACTTGCCAAAGGAGGTTGGTTGATTCTTGAACATCATTATGATCAAAGTGAAAAGATAACTAGTTTTATGAAGAATATTGGAATGGAAGAAGTTTCTTTTGAAAAAGATTTAAGTGGAATCAAGCGCTATGCAATTTGTCGCAGAAAATGA
- a CDS encoding L-threonylcarbamoyladenylate synthase, producing the protein MESSAMQFVAENEMITQQFGIFDLALKLKKGSLALFPTDTLPALCSYPKYSKKIWTIKKRPSSKPLILMGGCSDDLFEFVHPCALEESLQLAKIYWPGALTMVLPTIGNFSKYLNANSNAVGFRVPALRIARDLLMQTGPLATTSANISGETPVKDAMEASIQFPEIPILAPIPWPSSSGMASTVVEWKNGKWNLLRPGSVVLK; encoded by the coding sequence GTGGAATCAAGCGCTATGCAATTTGTCGCAGAAAATGAAATGATCACTCAGCAATTTGGAATCTTTGACTTGGCTTTAAAGTTGAAAAAGGGATCTTTAGCTTTATTTCCTACTGATACTTTGCCAGCACTGTGTTCATACCCAAAATACTCAAAAAAAATTTGGACTATTAAGAAAAGGCCTTCAAGTAAGCCACTTATCCTGATGGGAGGTTGCTCGGATGATTTGTTTGAATTTGTTCATCCTTGTGCTTTGGAAGAAAGCTTGCAATTGGCAAAAATCTATTGGCCTGGAGCATTAACAATGGTTTTGCCAACAATAGGCAATTTTTCTAAATATTTGAATGCTAATTCAAATGCTGTTGGTTTCAGAGTCCCCGCACTAAGAATTGCAAGAGATTTGCTTATGCAAACTGGTCCTCTTGCAACTACAAGTGCAAACATTTCTGGAGAAACACCTGTCAAAGATGCGATGGAAGCTTCGATTCAATTCCCGGAGATTCCAATACTGGCTCCTATCCCTTGGCCAAGTTCTTCTGGCATGGCAAGCACAGTTGTTGAATGGAAAAATGGCAAGTGGAATTTGTTAAGGCCTGGTTCAGTCGTTTTGAAATAA
- the psbB gene encoding photosystem II chlorophyll-binding protein CP47 codes for MGLPWYRVHTVVINDPGRLLAVHLMHTALLAGWAGSMALYELAIFDPSDPVLNPMWRQGMYVMPFMARLGITGSWNGWDITGATGVDPGFWSFEGVAAAHIVFSGLLMLAAVWHWTYWDLELWEDSRTGEPALDLPRIFGIHLFLAGLTCFGFGAFHCSSVGIWVSDPYGLTGHVEKVAPVWGAEGFNPFNAGGIVANHVGAGLLGIIGGIFHITNRPGERLYRALKLGSLEGVLASALAAVLFVSFVVAGTMWYGSATTPVELFGPTRYQWDSGYFKTEINRRVQESMNDGASKAEAYASIPEQLAFYDYVGNSPAKGGLFRVGAMVNGDGVPSGWQGHISFTDSDGNDLEVRRIPNFFENFPVILEDKDGNVKADIPFRRAEAKYSIEQTGVTATVYGGELNGQTFTDPVIVKRLARKSQLGEAFKFDRDRYKSDGVFRSSPRAWFTYAHLCFGLLFLFGHWWHAARTLFGDRFSGIDPELGDQVEFGLFKKLGDESTRRVPGRA; via the coding sequence ATGGGATTGCCCTGGTATCGGGTGCACACAGTCGTTATCAACGACCCCGGCCGTCTCTTGGCCGTGCACCTCATGCATACTGCTTTGTTAGCCGGCTGGGCCGGCTCAATGGCCTTATATGAATTGGCCATTTTTGATCCTTCTGATCCAGTACTTAATCCAATGTGGCGCCAAGGCATGTATGTCATGCCCTTTATGGCCCGCCTAGGAATTACAGGCAGCTGGAACGGATGGGATATAACTGGAGCAACCGGAGTTGACCCCGGTTTCTGGAGCTTCGAAGGTGTTGCTGCAGCTCATATAGTTTTCAGTGGTCTCCTGATGCTTGCTGCCGTATGGCACTGGACATATTGGGACCTTGAATTGTGGGAAGATTCCCGCACTGGAGAGCCAGCTTTAGATCTTCCAAGAATATTTGGAATTCATCTTTTCTTAGCAGGCCTTACATGCTTTGGCTTTGGTGCATTTCATTGTTCATCAGTAGGCATATGGGTTTCTGATCCATATGGATTAACTGGGCATGTAGAAAAAGTTGCTCCAGTCTGGGGTGCAGAAGGATTTAATCCATTCAATGCTGGAGGAATTGTCGCCAATCATGTTGGGGCAGGACTTTTAGGAATAATTGGTGGAATATTCCATATCACCAATAGACCTGGAGAAAGGCTCTACAGGGCTCTAAAGCTAGGAAGTCTTGAAGGCGTTCTAGCAAGTGCTTTGGCAGCTGTTCTTTTTGTATCCTTCGTAGTTGCTGGAACAATGTGGTATGGATCAGCAACAACTCCAGTGGAATTATTTGGTCCTACTAGATATCAATGGGATTCTGGTTATTTCAAAACTGAAATCAACCGCAGAGTGCAAGAATCTATGAATGATGGTGCATCGAAAGCTGAGGCTTATGCATCTATTCCTGAGCAACTTGCTTTCTACGACTATGTAGGTAATAGTCCCGCCAAAGGAGGACTATTTAGAGTTGGTGCAATGGTTAATGGAGATGGAGTTCCGAGTGGATGGCAAGGTCACATCTCATTTACTGATAGCGATGGCAATGACTTAGAAGTAAGAAGAATTCCAAATTTCTTTGAGAACTTCCCTGTCATTCTTGAAGACAAGGATGGGAATGTCAAAGCTGACATTCCTTTCCGTCGAGCCGAAGCTAAGTACTCCATTGAACAAACTGGAGTCACAGCTACTGTTTATGGTGGTGAATTAAATGGACAAACATTTACTGATCCAGTAATAGTTAAACGTCTAGCTAGAAAATCTCAGCTTGGAGAGGCCTTCAAGTTTGACAGAGATAGATACAAGTCAGATGGTGTATTCAGAAGCTCTCCAAGAGCCTGGTTCACTTATGCTCACTTGTGTTTTGGCTTACTATTCCTCTTCGGGCACTGGTGGCACGCCGCTAGGACTCTATTTGGCGACAGATTCTCAGGTATCGATCCAGAGCTTGGGGATCAGGTTGAGTTTGGTCTCTTCAAAAAACTTGGAGACGAATCTACCCGCCGAGTTCCTGGTCGAGCCTAA
- a CDS encoding photosystem II reaction center protein T encodes MEAFSYVLILTLALVTLFFAVAFRDPPKYDK; translated from the coding sequence ATGGAAGCTTTCTCCTACGTGCTAATACTTACTTTGGCACTTGTAACGCTCTTCTTTGCTGTCGCATTTCGTGATCCTCCGAAATACGACAAGTAA
- a CDS encoding acyl-CoA thioesterase, whose protein sequence is MSSKNNRWILTKTVLPQHTDHAGVMWHGSYLNFLEEGRIDALDKIGHSYTKLSEKGFEIPVVSIQLRYKISFIHGEKILLASQFKLENKIRLTCKTLFLKSNGDIGAEAIIGLVVVRKTNESIKLVRELPVQIKNILLMLEEGPKL, encoded by the coding sequence ATGAGTTCAAAAAATAATAGATGGATATTAACAAAAACAGTTCTTCCCCAGCACACTGACCATGCAGGGGTAATGTGGCATGGCTCTTATTTAAACTTTTTAGAAGAGGGGAGAATTGATGCTTTGGATAAAATTGGACATTCGTATACAAAACTATCTGAAAAGGGTTTCGAAATTCCAGTCGTTTCAATTCAACTTAGATATAAAATATCTTTTATTCATGGTGAAAAGATTCTTTTAGCGAGTCAATTTAAGCTGGAAAATAAAATACGACTTACTTGTAAAACTTTATTCTTAAAATCAAATGGTGATATTGGCGCTGAGGCAATAATAGGACTTGTTGTTGTAAGAAAAACAAATGAATCTATAAAGTTAGTAAGAGAATTACCAGTACAAATTAAAAATATATTATTAATGCTAGAAGAGGGACCAAAACTTTAA
- the minD gene encoding septum site-determining protein MinD translates to MATDTRVILICSGKGGVGKTTLTANLGISLARQGLTTAVLDADFGLRNLDLLLGLENRIVYTAQEVLEEECRLDQALVKHKQESNLSLLPAGNPRMLDWLKPDDMKCIVDMLKEQFNYVLIDCPAGVEDGFKNAMAASQEAIVVTNPEVSAVRDADRVIGLLNTNSIKPVQLVLNRVRPKMMANQEMLSIDDVTDILALPLLGLVLEDEQVIVSTNRGEPLTLNSVNSPAAKCYLNIAKRLQGEDIPLIDPAEEISGFGAKFRRLMQTKIF, encoded by the coding sequence GTGGCGACAGATACACGTGTCATTCTTATTTGCTCAGGAAAGGGTGGGGTTGGCAAGACAACCCTGACAGCTAATCTTGGCATTTCATTAGCAAGGCAGGGGTTAACCACTGCTGTTTTAGACGCAGACTTTGGTCTGAGAAATTTGGATTTACTATTAGGTCTTGAAAATCGAATTGTATATACGGCTCAAGAAGTTCTAGAGGAGGAATGCAGACTTGATCAGGCCTTAGTGAAGCACAAGCAAGAATCCAATCTATCTTTACTTCCTGCGGGGAATCCAAGAATGCTTGATTGGTTAAAACCCGATGATATGAAGTGCATAGTAGATATGTTAAAAGAACAGTTCAATTACGTTTTAATTGACTGCCCTGCAGGAGTTGAGGATGGATTTAAAAATGCTATGGCAGCCTCTCAAGAAGCAATTGTAGTTACCAACCCTGAGGTATCAGCAGTAAGAGATGCAGACAGAGTAATTGGTCTACTGAACACAAATTCCATTAAACCAGTCCAATTAGTTCTTAATCGAGTTAGGCCAAAGATGATGGCCAACCAAGAAATGCTTTCTATCGATGATGTGACTGATATTTTAGCCTTACCTTTACTTGGCCTTGTGCTAGAGGATGAACAAGTAATTGTAAGTACAAACCGAGGTGAGCCACTAACTTTAAATAGCGTTAATTCCCCAGCAGCTAAATGTTATCTAAATATTGCAAAGAGATTACAAGGAGAAGATATTCCACTTATTGATCCAGCAGAGGAGATTTCTGGATTTGGTGCGAAATTTAGAAGACTAATGCAAACAAAAATTTTCTAA
- the ctpZ gene encoding carboxyl-terminal processing protease CtpZ: MLSSVKSLTKPLQRLFAVLISFGILFQVFTQPAFALNDGQLLVIEAWNQVNAGYLDPKKFDEIQWKKLRQKALEKPINNSQQAYSAIEAMLLPLGDPYTRLLRPVDYEAMKKSNIGSEINGVGLQLGARKEDGDIVVISPLEGSPASDAGITSGTIIKKVNGQSPKQLGLEATAAKLRGQTGTQVIVELEQPDNEIKEISLERRSVDLRPVRTKRIRNESHTFGYLRITQFSEGVPEQVKEALEELSGKDIDGLILDLRNNSGGLVSSGLAVADDFLSDMPIVETKKRDSINDPISSGLETIYDGPMVTLVNEGTASASEILAGALQDNKRSELIGNKTFGKGLIQSLTNLSDGSGLAVTVASYLTPSGRDIQNLGIDPDRLLEMPEPLNPGSDEDRWLLDAELIMQATLDKEEVSEKLSKETLVKEEQLISQEIE; encoded by the coding sequence ATGCTCTCATCTGTTAAATCTTTAACTAAGCCACTGCAAAGACTTTTTGCAGTATTAATTAGCTTTGGGATTTTATTTCAAGTCTTTACTCAGCCCGCTTTTGCCCTAAATGATGGACAATTGCTTGTTATTGAGGCATGGAATCAAGTAAATGCGGGTTATTTAGATCCTAAGAAATTTGATGAAATTCAATGGAAAAAACTTCGTCAAAAAGCTCTTGAAAAGCCAATAAACAATTCTCAACAAGCCTATTCAGCTATTGAAGCAATGCTTCTTCCTCTTGGAGATCCATATACGCGCTTATTAAGACCAGTTGATTACGAGGCGATGAAGAAAAGTAACATAGGTAGTGAAATCAATGGAGTTGGACTTCAATTAGGAGCGAGAAAAGAAGATGGAGACATAGTCGTAATATCTCCTCTTGAAGGCTCTCCAGCATCGGATGCAGGAATTACAAGTGGAACGATTATAAAAAAAGTCAACGGGCAATCCCCAAAACAACTAGGTCTAGAAGCAACAGCCGCAAAATTGAGAGGCCAAACTGGAACACAAGTAATCGTTGAATTAGAGCAACCTGACAATGAAATAAAAGAAATTTCTTTAGAAAGAAGAAGTGTTGATTTAAGACCAGTTAGAACTAAGAGAATAAGGAACGAATCACATACATTTGGTTATTTAAGAATTACACAATTTAGTGAGGGAGTCCCTGAGCAAGTCAAGGAAGCATTGGAAGAACTTTCTGGGAAAGACATAGATGGACTAATTTTGGACCTAAGAAATAATTCTGGAGGTCTTGTAAGTTCTGGACTCGCAGTTGCTGACGATTTCCTCAGCGATATGCCGATTGTTGAAACAAAAAAAAGAGATTCCATAAATGATCCCATCAGTTCTGGACTAGAAACTATTTATGATGGGCCAATGGTTACTCTTGTAAATGAGGGGACAGCAAGTGCTAGTGAAATTCTTGCTGGTGCTCTTCAGGATAATAAAAGATCTGAACTCATAGGTAATAAAACTTTTGGGAAAGGCCTCATACAATCTTTGACCAATCTTAGTGATGGCAGTGGTTTAGCTGTAACAGTTGCTAGTTATCTAACTCCTAGTGGAAGAGACATACAAAATCTAGGAATTGATCCTGATCGCCTCTTGGAAATGCCAGAGCCACTTAATCCAGGCTCTGATGAAGATAGATGGCTTTTAGATGCAGAGCTGATAATGCAAGCCACCTTGGACAAAGAAGAAGTCTCAGAAAAATTATCAAAAGAGACTTTAGTGAAAGAAGAACAATTAATAAGCCAAGAAATTGAATAA
- the minE gene encoding cell division topological specificity factor MinE — protein sequence MAMTLRDIINKLLRRQPASASTARERLQLVLAHDRSDLSTELLDQMRKEILEVVAKYVEIDVDEGAVSLETEDRMTALVANLPIKRTMTGQIQLKEPKNQSEVDSPETEGKDQNS from the coding sequence ATGGCAATGACACTTAGAGACATTATCAACAAGTTACTACGTAGACAGCCTGCTAGCGCTAGTACCGCGAGAGAGCGGTTGCAACTTGTTCTGGCTCATGATCGATCAGATCTCAGTACAGAACTTTTAGATCAAATGAGAAAAGAAATACTTGAGGTGGTCGCAAAGTATGTAGAGATAGATGTGGATGAAGGAGCAGTAAGTCTTGAGACAGAGGATCGCATGACCGCATTAGTTGCAAACCTACCAATAAAAAGAACTATGACTGGGCAAATCCAACTTAAAGAGCCTAAGAATCAGTCAGAAGTAGATTCTCCAGAAACTGAAGGCAAAGATCAAAACTCTTAA
- a CDS encoding HD domain-containing protein, with translation MSSRTYYDPLHQSITLNSSIPEEKMVMELIDSSPFQRLRRIKQLGPAYLTFHGAESSRFTHSLGVFHLARRAINHLLSIDSGLKEHKFIIYGAALLHDLGHGPLSHTSEEIFKIKHEYWTAKLINSCKEITTILNKYGKGNAKAISDLIQSGKAEKKSIISLISSQLDCDRLDYLMRDSYTTGARYGQLDIDRIISAMTISPDGDLAIHPKGLMAVEHYLVIRNLMYRSVYNHRLNEVCNWLLEQIIKTARKIGPQSLWADKSMSEWLWNHEKMSLESFLSNDDTVTGYHIHKWQDCSSNNLSNLCKRFIHRNLLKALNISSFTLETRLESLAKARKLSEKYYLEPDISCGLREQVVKSYHPYKHGLRLWDGDKLQALERVSPLVDRLIQPNQSSWLIYPKEIEIELKIEIENLKMKHN, from the coding sequence ATGTCGTCACGAACTTATTACGACCCTCTTCATCAATCCATTACATTAAATAGTTCGATTCCAGAGGAAAAAATGGTGATGGAATTAATAGATTCCTCCCCATTTCAAAGGTTACGAAGAATCAAACAGTTAGGTCCTGCTTACTTGACATTTCATGGTGCAGAATCAAGCAGGTTCACTCATTCTCTTGGTGTATTTCATCTGGCAAGAAGAGCGATCAATCATTTATTAAGTATTGATTCTGGATTAAAAGAGCATAAATTCATTATTTATGGTGCTGCGCTTTTACATGATCTAGGTCATGGACCACTCAGTCACACAAGTGAGGAAATTTTCAAGATAAAACATGAATATTGGACCGCTAAATTAATAAATTCATGTAAAGAAATAACTACGATACTTAATAAATATGGGAAAGGAAATGCAAAAGCAATTTCAGATTTAATTCAATCGGGAAAAGCTGAAAAAAAATCAATAATTTCGTTAATTAGTAGTCAGCTAGACTGTGATCGACTTGATTATTTAATGAGAGATAGTTATACAACTGGGGCAAGATATGGTCAGTTAGATATAGACCGGATAATTTCAGCAATGACAATTTCACCTGATGGAGATTTAGCAATACACCCAAAAGGATTAATGGCAGTTGAGCATTATTTAGTTATAAGGAATCTAATGTATAGAAGCGTGTACAATCATCGATTAAATGAAGTTTGTAATTGGTTATTAGAGCAAATTATAAAAACAGCAAGAAAAATTGGGCCACAAAGCTTATGGGCAGATAAAAGCATGTCTGAATGGCTTTGGAATCATGAAAAAATGAGCCTAGAAAGTTTTTTATCTAATGATGACACAGTAACTGGATATCATATCCATAAATGGCAAGATTGTAGTTCCAACAATCTATCTAATCTCTGTAAGCGCTTTATACATAGAAATTTATTAAAAGCACTAAATATATCCTCCTTTACTTTAGAGACGAGACTAGAATCTCTAGCAAAAGCTAGAAAACTATCTGAAAAATATTACCTTGAGCCAGATATATCCTGTGGATTAAGAGAACAAGTAGTGAAAAGTTACCATCCTTATAAACATGGACTTCGTTTATGGGACGGAGATAAGTTACAAGCTCTAGAGAGAGTTTCACCATTAGTTGATAGATTAATTCAGCCTAATCAATCTTCATGGTTGATTTATCCAAAAGAAATAGAAATTGAATTAAAAATAGAAATTGAGAACCTAAAAATGAAACACAATTAG
- the minC gene encoding septum site-determining protein MinC, which produces MNSKSQKIIINIEGRNYPNWKIDLKNKLNTLKSNNLEIDAENIDLSCKEISEIIEIANQYNCKIICFCSSSPKTIVSSQSLGYKSQFIESSSKNTSEINKRNPTFLKTHFHQGTVRSGEYIESPGDLLILGDVNPGANVSAEGNIIIWGRLLGIAHAGNKGNSKAKISALQLSPVQLRIANKVARGPKEKPQFGLAEQARIDSEEIIISPLETT; this is translated from the coding sequence ATGAATTCAAAAAGTCAAAAAATAATAATCAATATAGAGGGTAGAAACTATCCTAATTGGAAAATAGATTTAAAAAATAAATTAAATACACTTAAGTCAAATAATTTAGAAATAGATGCTGAAAATATCGATCTTTCATGTAAAGAGATATCAGAAATCATTGAAATTGCGAATCAATATAATTGTAAGATTATTTGTTTTTGCTCATCATCTCCAAAGACGATTGTAAGCTCTCAATCACTAGGTTATAAATCTCAATTTATTGAAAGTTCTTCAAAAAATACCTCAGAGATAAACAAGAGAAATCCAACTTTTTTAAAAACTCACTTTCATCAAGGAACTGTCAGGTCAGGAGAATATATTGAAAGTCCTGGGGATTTGTTAATCCTTGGAGATGTTAATCCAGGGGCAAATGTTAGCGCAGAGGGAAATATAATTATTTGGGGAAGATTACTTGGGATTGCTCATGCAGGCAACAAAGGAAACTCTAAAGCAAAAATATCCGCACTTCAACTTAGCCCTGTTCAACTAAGAATCGCTAATAAAGTTGCTAGAGGTCCTAAGGAGAAGCCTCAATTTGGTCTTGCAGAACAAGCAAGAATCGATTCTGAAGAAATTATAATTTCCCCACTGGAGACCACATAA